One Mycolicibacterium fortuitum subsp. fortuitum genomic window carries:
- a CDS encoding Na(+)/H(+) antiporter subunit C: protein MTTFLIPLILIGGLTSAGVYLLLERNLTRMLLGLLLIGNAVNLLILTVGGAGGNPPIRGRTSNGATTTSDPLAQGMILTAIVISMGIAAFVLALAYRSYRLTTEEEVINDPEDTRVSQQTGSEDEDEEIPQPDTARDTDAPDELDALPGFEGSK, encoded by the coding sequence ATGACAACCTTCCTGATTCCGTTGATCCTCATCGGCGGACTGACCAGTGCCGGGGTGTACCTGCTGCTCGAGCGCAACCTGACCCGAATGCTGCTGGGACTGTTGCTGATCGGCAATGCCGTCAACCTGCTGATCCTGACCGTCGGTGGAGCGGGCGGCAATCCCCCGATCCGCGGGCGCACCAGCAACGGCGCCACCACCACGTCGGACCCGTTGGCACAGGGCATGATCCTGACGGCGATCGTCATCAGCATGGGCATCGCGGCTTTCGTCCTTGCGCTGGCCTACCGATCCTACCGTTTGACCACCGAAGAAGAGGTCATCAACGACCCAGAGGACACCCGCGTCTCGCAGCAGACCGGTTCAGAAGATGAGGACGAGGAGATTCCCCAACCCGACACCGCACGCGACACCGATGCACCCGACGAACTCGACGCGCTGCCGGGATTCGAGGGATCCAAATGA
- a CDS encoding Na+/H+ antiporter subunit A, translated as MLAVLLAHAVATALAPLLVAKWGRMAFYPLALVPLGSLIWVALNWPTDDHVPTVNIPWVHELSMDITLRFDSLAAIMSVLVLAIGALVLFYCGEYFHHHGDRIEKRLPSFAAELVAFSGAMFGLVISDNMLILYIFWETTTVLSFLLVGHYAERATSRRAATQALLVTTFGGLAMLVGIVVLGNMADTYLLSELIAAPPTGTAAAVGVALILVGALSKSAIVPLHFWLPGAMAAPTPVSAYLHAAAMVKAGVYLVARMTPGFADTSFWRPMVVGLGLATMLLAGWRAVREYDLKLILAFGTVSQLGLITVMVGAGGSDMMLAGLAMLCAHAMFKAALFMVVGVIDHATGTRDIRRLAGLGRHHRPLFLIALGATASMAALPPFFGFVAKEADLETVLHSPALGTAAPYVLACIVIGSVFTTIYSLRFLWGAFAGKGEDQPSPRVAEMHRPSVTFLTAPAILALAGLAFGLWPAGMDAVLDEYANTMPGGSGYHLALWHGLGLPLYLSALVLAVGIAAFLVRRRLPRTRFAYLPLGNADRMYDATIRGLDVLSLRLTGSTQRGSLPATQSVILCTLVALPVATLVLGPRNQPAFALWDSPLVVVVGLLMLAAAIGATMMRNRLAAVLLVGVTGYGCGAIFAFNGAPDLALTQFLVETLVLVIFVLVLRTLPAEADATNIKSHRIPRILLALAVGAAVTSLAVYAMAARTGAGIAELLPDAAYYRGQGANTVNVLLVDIRAWDTMGEIMVLLVAATGVASLVFRHRRFGAAPRLSAAAGQPDIGPVGAYTPAIGDVTWLRGSEVRDPRHRSLVLEVATRVIFPLIMVLSAYFFFAGHNTPGGGFAGGLTAGLALVLRYLAGGRYELGETLPLDAGKILGTGLGFSVGTAVTSILLGAPALSSAVLQFDIPVFGHVKLVTALFFDLGVYLIVVGLVLDVLRSLGARVDVETAGAPATSKPAVAR; from the coding sequence ATGCTCGCCGTTTTGCTCGCCCACGCGGTCGCAACCGCGCTGGCGCCGCTTCTGGTGGCCAAGTGGGGGCGGATGGCGTTCTATCCCCTGGCCCTGGTTCCGCTGGGTTCTTTGATCTGGGTCGCGCTGAACTGGCCCACCGACGATCACGTTCCCACCGTGAACATCCCATGGGTGCACGAGTTGTCGATGGACATCACGCTGCGCTTCGACTCCCTCGCGGCGATCATGAGCGTCCTGGTGCTCGCCATCGGGGCGCTCGTGCTGTTCTACTGCGGCGAGTACTTCCACCACCACGGCGACCGGATCGAGAAACGGCTGCCCAGCTTCGCGGCCGAGCTGGTCGCGTTCTCGGGCGCCATGTTCGGCCTGGTGATCAGCGACAACATGCTGATTCTCTACATCTTCTGGGAAACCACCACGGTGTTGTCGTTCCTGCTGGTGGGCCACTACGCCGAGCGGGCCACCAGTCGCCGGGCCGCCACCCAGGCGCTGTTGGTGACCACGTTCGGCGGGCTGGCCATGCTGGTCGGCATCGTCGTGCTGGGCAACATGGCAGACACCTACCTGCTGTCCGAGCTGATCGCCGCACCGCCCACGGGAACGGCGGCCGCGGTCGGCGTGGCGTTGATACTCGTCGGCGCCCTGTCGAAATCGGCCATCGTGCCCCTGCACTTCTGGCTGCCCGGCGCCATGGCCGCTCCCACCCCGGTGAGCGCCTACCTGCATGCCGCGGCCATGGTGAAGGCCGGTGTCTACCTGGTGGCCAGGATGACGCCCGGGTTTGCCGACACCTCGTTCTGGCGCCCGATGGTCGTGGGTTTAGGCCTGGCGACCATGCTGCTGGCAGGCTGGCGCGCGGTTCGTGAGTACGACCTGAAACTGATCCTGGCGTTCGGCACCGTCAGCCAGCTGGGCCTGATCACCGTGATGGTCGGTGCCGGCGGTAGCGACATGATGCTCGCCGGGCTGGCGATGTTGTGCGCGCACGCGATGTTCAAGGCCGCACTGTTCATGGTCGTGGGTGTGATCGACCACGCGACCGGCACCCGCGACATCCGCCGGCTGGCCGGCCTGGGCCGTCACCACCGGCCACTGTTCCTCATCGCCCTCGGCGCCACGGCAAGCATGGCGGCGTTGCCCCCGTTCTTCGGCTTCGTCGCCAAGGAGGCCGACCTGGAGACGGTGTTGCACAGCCCCGCGCTCGGCACCGCCGCACCGTACGTGCTGGCGTGCATCGTCATCGGGTCGGTGTTCACCACGATCTACAGTCTGCGATTCCTCTGGGGTGCGTTCGCCGGCAAAGGGGAGGATCAGCCCAGCCCCCGCGTGGCCGAAATGCACCGTCCCTCAGTCACTTTCCTGACCGCTCCGGCAATTCTGGCCCTCGCGGGCCTGGCGTTCGGATTGTGGCCCGCCGGAATGGATGCGGTGCTCGACGAATACGCCAACACCATGCCGGGCGGGTCGGGCTACCACTTGGCCCTGTGGCATGGCCTCGGCCTTCCGCTGTACCTGTCGGCACTGGTGCTCGCGGTCGGCATCGCGGCGTTCCTGGTCCGCCGTCGTCTGCCCCGCACCCGCTTCGCCTACCTGCCGCTCGGCAACGCCGACCGCATGTATGACGCCACCATCCGCGGACTGGACGTCCTTTCCCTGCGGCTGACCGGCTCCACCCAGCGCGGTTCGCTGCCCGCCACCCAGTCGGTGATCCTGTGCACGCTCGTGGCGTTGCCGGTCGCAACGCTGGTCCTGGGCCCTCGCAACCAGCCGGCTTTCGCGCTGTGGGACTCGCCTCTGGTCGTGGTGGTCGGGTTGCTGATGCTGGCCGCCGCGATCGGGGCCACGATGATGCGCAACCGCCTGGCCGCGGTGCTGCTGGTCGGCGTGACCGGTTACGGGTGCGGCGCGATCTTCGCCTTCAACGGCGCACCGGATCTGGCGCTGACTCAATTCCTGGTCGAGACACTGGTTTTGGTCATCTTCGTGCTCGTGTTGCGGACCTTGCCGGCCGAGGCTGACGCCACCAACATCAAGAGCCACCGCATTCCCCGGATCCTGCTGGCCCTGGCCGTCGGTGCGGCCGTCACATCATTGGCGGTCTACGCGATGGCTGCACGCACCGGCGCCGGTATCGCCGAGTTGTTGCCGGATGCCGCCTACTACCGAGGACAGGGCGCCAACACCGTCAACGTCCTGCTGGTCGACATCCGAGCCTGGGACACCATGGGCGAGATCATGGTGCTGCTGGTGGCCGCGACCGGTGTCGCCTCCCTGGTGTTCCGGCACCGTCGGTTCGGTGCGGCGCCGCGGCTCAGTGCCGCCGCGGGGCAGCCCGACATCGGGCCGGTCGGTGCCTATACGCCGGCCATCGGTGACGTCACGTGGCTGCGGGGCTCGGAAGTGCGCGACCCACGGCACCGGTCGCTGGTACTGGAAGTGGCCACCAGAGTGATCTTCCCGCTCATCATGGTGTTGTCGGCCTACTTCTTCTTCGCCGGGCACAACACCCCCGGCGGCGGTTTCGCCGGTGGACTCACCGCCGGGCTGGCCCTGGTACTGCGCTATCTGGCCGGTGGCCGTTACGAACTCGGCGAGACGCTGCCTCTGGATGCGGGCAAGATCTTGGGCACCGGGCTCGGGTTCTCCGTCGGAACAGCCGTCACCTCGATCCTGTTGGGTGCGCCTGCCCTTTCCTCTGCGGTGCTGCAGTTCGACATTCCGGTGTTCGGCCACGTCAAGCTCGTCACCGCACTGTTCTTCGACCTTGGTGTGTATCTCATCGTGGTCGGCCTGGTGCTCGACGTTCTGCGCAGCCTCGGTGCACGGGTGGACGTGGAAACGGCCGGAGCTCCCGCGACCTCGAAACCGGCGGTGGCGCGATGA
- a CDS encoding DUF1707 domain-containing protein encodes MADTAVPTVETARAGDRERERTADVLGRALTQGYLTMSEYEDRVQSTFQAQTAAELRQLVADLPAHRLRRHDPRRRAAQQRAARLSVRIHLAAYLAGCVLMLGIWLAVGVGGGGWYFWPVWPIMGWGIGVASHAIPIWAHGSSGPARTA; translated from the coding sequence ATGGCCGACACCGCCGTACCCACCGTTGAAACTGCCCGCGCCGGCGACCGGGAACGCGAACGGACCGCCGACGTCCTCGGCCGGGCCCTCACCCAGGGCTACCTGACCATGTCCGAATACGAAGACCGGGTGCAATCGACGTTCCAGGCACAGACCGCTGCCGAACTACGCCAACTGGTCGCCGACCTTCCCGCCCACCGTCTCCGACGTCACGATCCCCGCCGCCGTGCTGCCCAGCAGCGGGCCGCCCGGCTGAGCGTCAGGATCCACCTCGCCGCCTACCTCGCCGGCTGCGTACTGATGCTCGGCATCTGGCTGGCCGTCGGAGTCGGTGGCGGCGGCTGGTACTTCTGGCCGGTCTGGCCGATCATGGGGTGGGGCATCGGTGTGGCATCACATGCCATTCCCATATGGGCTCATGGTTCGTCGGGGCCCGCGCGGACCGCATAG
- a CDS encoding TetR/AcrR family transcriptional regulator, translated as MAPPRKHETDAILDATRALVLAEGPRAASVAAIAKVSGAPAGTLYHRFGNRNGVLTAAWLRALERFQSRALAATGENAVEAAVGMGVAAVDFARSVPDDARLLLTIRPRDLLDGAPDPEFTATLAAMNAPLIERLRELARAIYGKDDERSMDAMSRAVVDLPYAVVRRHANDAELPVWMEEDLADAVRKLLTVR; from the coding sequence ATGGCGCCTCCTCGGAAGCATGAAACCGACGCGATATTGGATGCGACCCGGGCGTTGGTGCTCGCCGAAGGGCCCAGGGCCGCAAGCGTTGCGGCGATTGCCAAGGTCAGCGGGGCGCCGGCCGGGACGCTGTATCACCGGTTCGGTAACCGCAATGGTGTGCTGACCGCAGCCTGGCTGCGGGCGCTGGAACGGTTCCAATCCCGGGCGCTGGCAGCCACGGGCGAAAATGCGGTAGAAGCGGCGGTTGGGATGGGTGTCGCGGCCGTGGACTTCGCGCGTTCGGTTCCCGACGATGCCCGCCTGCTGCTGACCATCCGCCCCCGCGACCTGCTCGACGGTGCCCCCGATCCGGAGTTCACCGCGACGCTGGCGGCGATGAACGCTCCGCTCATCGAACGGCTGCGCGAGTTGGCCCGGGCCATCTACGGCAAGGACGACGAACGAAGCATGGATGCCATGTCGCGCGCCGTCGTCGACCTGCCCTACGCCGTGGTGCGCCGCCACGCCAACGATGCCGAGCTCCCGGTCTGGATGGAGGAAGACCTGGCTGATGCTGTGCGGAAGTTGTTGACGGTTAGATGA
- a CDS encoding SRPBCC family protein, protein MDDEAYGSKVVAASREIAAPAEVIFEMIADPSQQPRWDGNENLAQAPSGQRVRAVGDVFTMTIKQGGDRENRIVEFEEGRRIAWRPSEVGKEPPGHLWRWELEPLGDNRTRVTHTYDWSQLTDEKRLVRARATTADKLQQSIDRLASLAE, encoded by the coding sequence ATGGACGATGAGGCCTACGGCTCAAAGGTGGTCGCAGCCAGCCGCGAGATCGCGGCACCGGCGGAAGTCATCTTCGAGATGATCGCGGATCCGTCCCAGCAGCCGCGCTGGGACGGTAATGAGAACCTGGCACAGGCTCCGTCCGGCCAACGGGTGCGTGCGGTCGGAGATGTCTTCACCATGACGATCAAGCAAGGCGGTGACCGCGAGAACCGCATCGTCGAGTTCGAGGAAGGCCGGCGTATCGCGTGGCGGCCATCAGAAGTCGGCAAGGAGCCGCCCGGTCACCTTTGGCGCTGGGAGCTGGAACCGTTGGGCGACAACCGGACCCGCGTCACGCATACCTACGACTGGTCGCAGCTCACCGATGAGAAGCGGCTGGTACGTGCGCGTGCGACGACCGCGGACAAGCTGCAGCAATCGATCGACCGCCTGGCCTCACTGGCCGAGTAG
- a CDS encoding MaoC family dehydratase, which produces MPIDLDKALGAELEPIEFSWTSSDIQLYHLGLGAGADPMDERELRYLVDDTPQVLPTFGNVAASFHMTEPPKVQFPGIDIELSKVLHASEAVSAPGPIPTSGTAKSVQRFTEIWDKGKAAVIVSESTVTDESGKVLWTTKRSIFARGEGGFGGERGPATSNELPDRAPDVEIALPTLPQQALLYRLCGDRNPLHSDPAFAKAAGFDRPILHGLCTYGIGCKAIVDNLLDGDVSQVASYGARFAGVVIPGETLQANIWKEDGKFIGVLTAPSRDNAVVLSGVELVPA; this is translated from the coding sequence ATGCCAATCGATCTCGACAAGGCGCTGGGCGCCGAGCTGGAACCCATCGAGTTCTCCTGGACCAGCAGCGACATCCAGCTTTACCACCTGGGCCTCGGCGCAGGCGCCGATCCGATGGACGAGCGCGAGCTGCGTTACCTCGTCGACGACACCCCTCAGGTGCTGCCGACGTTCGGCAACGTGGCGGCCAGCTTCCACATGACCGAGCCGCCCAAAGTGCAGTTCCCGGGCATCGACATCGAGCTGTCCAAGGTGCTGCACGCCAGCGAGGCCGTCAGTGCGCCCGGCCCGATCCCGACCAGCGGCACCGCGAAGTCGGTGCAGCGCTTCACCGAGATCTGGGACAAGGGCAAGGCCGCCGTCATCGTCAGCGAGTCCACCGTGACCGACGAATCCGGCAAGGTGCTGTGGACCACCAAGCGGTCGATCTTCGCCCGCGGTGAGGGCGGTTTCGGCGGAGAGCGTGGCCCGGCCACCTCCAACGAACTGCCCGACCGCGCACCCGATGTCGAGATCGCGCTGCCCACACTGCCGCAGCAGGCCCTGCTGTACCGGTTGTGCGGCGACCGTAATCCGCTGCACTCCGATCCGGCGTTCGCCAAGGCTGCCGGCTTCGACCGGCCGATCCTGCACGGATTGTGCACTTACGGCATCGGCTGCAAGGCCATCGTCGACAACCTGCTCGACGGCGACGTCTCCCAGGTGGCTTCCTACGGCGCCCGGTTCGCCGGCGTCGTGATCCCCGGCGAGACCTTGCAGGCCAACATCTGGAAGGAAGACGGCAAGTTCATCGGCGTGCTGACCGCACCGTCGCGGGACAACGCCGTCGTGCTGTCCGGCGTGGAGCTCGTTCCCGCCTAG
- the kstD gene encoding 3-oxosteroid 1-dehydrogenase, producing the protein MTGQEYDVVVVGSGAAGMVAALTAAHQGLSTVVVEKAPHYGGSTARSGGGVWIPNNEILKRDGVKDTPEAARTYLHKIIGDVVPAEKIDTYLDRSPEMLSFVCKHSPLKLCWVPGYSDYYPETPGGKPTGRSVEPKPFNAKKLGADEKGLEPPYGKVPMNMVVMQQDYVRLNQLKRHPRGVLRSIKVGVRSVWANATGKNLVGMGRALIAPLRIGLQKAGVPVLLNTALTDLYVEDGVVRGIYVVDPRDSSAEPQLIRARRGVILGSGGFEHNEQMRVKYQRAPITTEWTVGAAANTGDGILAAEKLGAALEFMEDSWWGPTVPLVDSPWFALSERNSPGSIIVNMAGKRFMNESMPYVEAVHHMYGGEYGQGAGPGENIPAWLIFDQQYRDRFIFAGLQPGQRIPKKWMESGVIVKADTLQELAAKTGLPADAFAATIDRFNGFARSGVDEDFHRGDSAYDRYYGDPTNKPNPNLGEIKHGPFYAAKMVPGDLGTKGGIRTDLKGRALRDDDSVIEGLYAAGNVSSPVMGHTYPGPGGTIGPAMTWGYLAALDIAGKK; encoded by the coding sequence ATGACTGGACAGGAGTACGACGTTGTCGTGGTCGGCAGCGGCGCTGCCGGCATGGTCGCCGCCCTCACCGCAGCCCACCAGGGCCTCTCGACAGTAGTCGTAGAGAAGGCGCCGCACTATGGAGGTTCCACTGCGCGGTCAGGTGGTGGGGTGTGGATCCCGAACAACGAGATTTTGAAGCGCGACGGCGTCAAGGACACCCCCGAGGCTGCCCGCACCTATCTGCACAAAATCATCGGTGACGTGGTGCCCGCGGAGAAGATCGACACCTACCTCGACCGCTCGCCGGAGATGCTGTCGTTCGTGTGCAAGCACTCGCCGCTGAAGCTGTGCTGGGTGCCCGGATACTCCGATTACTACCCCGAGACCCCCGGGGGCAAGCCCACCGGCCGCTCGGTCGAGCCCAAGCCGTTCAACGCCAAGAAGCTCGGGGCTGACGAGAAGGGCCTGGAGCCGCCGTACGGCAAGGTCCCGATGAACATGGTGGTCATGCAGCAGGACTACGTCCGGCTCAACCAGCTCAAGCGTCATCCCCGCGGCGTGCTGCGCAGCATCAAGGTCGGCGTCCGCTCCGTCTGGGCCAACGCCACCGGCAAGAACTTGGTCGGCATGGGCCGCGCCCTGATCGCCCCGCTGCGCATCGGCCTGCAGAAGGCCGGCGTTCCGGTCCTGCTGAACACCGCCCTGACCGATCTGTACGTCGAGGACGGTGTCGTCCGCGGCATCTACGTGGTCGACCCACGCGACAGTTCCGCTGAGCCGCAACTGATCCGGGCGCGTCGCGGCGTGATCCTGGGTTCCGGCGGGTTCGAGCACAACGAGCAGATGCGGGTGAAGTACCAGCGCGCACCGATCACCACCGAGTGGACCGTGGGCGCGGCGGCCAACACCGGCGACGGCATCCTGGCCGCCGAAAAGTTGGGTGCGGCTCTCGAATTCATGGAGGACTCGTGGTGGGGCCCGACGGTCCCGCTGGTCGATTCACCGTGGTTCGCGCTTTCCGAGCGCAACTCCCCCGGCTCGATCATCGTCAACATGGCCGGCAAGCGGTTCATGAACGAATCGATGCCGTACGTGGAGGCCGTGCACCACATGTACGGAGGCGAATACGGCCAGGGCGCGGGCCCCGGCGAGAACATCCCGGCCTGGCTGATCTTCGACCAGCAGTACCGCGACCGCTTCATCTTCGCGGGTTTGCAGCCCGGACAACGCATTCCGAAGAAGTGGATGGAATCCGGCGTCATCGTCAAGGCCGACACCCTGCAGGAGCTGGCCGCCAAGACCGGTCTGCCCGCCGACGCGTTCGCCGCGACGATCGACCGGTTCAACGGCTTCGCCCGGTCGGGGGTGGACGAGGACTTCCACCGCGGCGACAGTGCCTACGACCGCTATTACGGCGATCCGACGAACAAGCCCAACCCCAACCTCGGTGAGATCAAGCACGGCCCGTTCTACGCGGCCAAGATGGTGCCCGGCGACCTGGGCACCAAGGGCGGCATCCGCACCGATCTGAAGGGCCGCGCGCTGCGCGACGACGACTCCGTGATCGAGGGTCTCTACGCCGCGGGTAACGTCAGCTCACCGGTGATGGGGCACACCTATCCCGGCCCCGGTGGCACCATCGGACCCGCCATGACCTGGGGATACCTGGCCGCACTCGACATTGCAGGGAAAAAGTAG
- a CDS encoding 2-keto-4-pentenoate hydratase codes for MLSVEVRDELAADLAQAERSRVPMKPLTDRYADIDVVDAYEIQLINIRQRVAEGARVIGHKVGLSSKAMQDMMGVDEPDYGHLLDEMEVFENVPVPSSKFLYPRVEVEVGFILADDLPGAGCTEEDVLAATAAFAPAIELIDTRITNWQIKLCDTIADNASSAGWVLGEARVSPKDIDICNIDAVLTNRGEVVAEGRSDAVLGNPVTAVAWLARKVESFGVRLKAGDIVLPGSCTRAIDAPPGSDFVADFAGLGSVRLSFE; via the coding sequence ATGCTTAGTGTCGAGGTGCGCGACGAGCTCGCGGCCGATCTCGCTCAGGCCGAGCGGAGCCGGGTTCCGATGAAGCCGTTGACGGATCGGTACGCCGACATCGACGTGGTGGATGCCTACGAGATCCAGCTGATCAACATCCGGCAGCGGGTCGCCGAGGGCGCGCGCGTCATCGGCCACAAGGTCGGGCTGTCCAGCAAGGCCATGCAGGACATGATGGGCGTCGACGAGCCGGACTACGGCCATCTCCTCGATGAGATGGAGGTGTTCGAGAACGTCCCGGTGCCCTCCTCGAAGTTCCTGTACCCGCGGGTCGAGGTGGAGGTCGGGTTCATCCTGGCCGACGATCTGCCCGGAGCGGGGTGCACCGAGGAGGACGTGCTCGCCGCGACGGCCGCGTTTGCCCCGGCCATCGAGCTGATCGACACCCGCATCACCAACTGGCAGATCAAGTTGTGCGACACCATCGCCGACAACGCCTCCAGCGCGGGGTGGGTGCTGGGCGAGGCGCGGGTTTCGCCCAAGGACATCGACATCTGCAACATCGACGCGGTGCTGACCAACCGAGGCGAGGTGGTGGCCGAGGGACGCAGCGATGCGGTGCTGGGAAATCCGGTGACCGCGGTGGCCTGGTTGGCCCGCAAGGTGGAGAGCTTCGGGGTGCGTCTGAAGGCCGGTGACATCGTGCTGCCGGGCTCGTGCACGCGTGCGATAGATGCACCTCCCGGCAGCGATTTCGTCGCGGACTTCGCCGGGTTAGGTTCAGTAAGACTGAGTTTCGAATAA
- a CDS encoding acetaldehyde dehydrogenase (acetylating) — protein MPVKASVGGADNKASVAIVGSGNISTDLLYKLLRSEWLEPRWMIGIDPESEGLARARKLGLETSHEGVDWLLAQNEKPDLVFEATSAYVHRDAAPRYEEAGIRAIDLTPAAVGPGVIPPANLRAHLDAPNVNMVTCGGQATIPMVYAVSRVVDVPYAEIVASVSSASAGPGTRANIDEFTKTTSAGVRDIGGAQKGKAIIILNPAEPPMIMRDTIFCAIPEDADHAAITQSIKDVVAEVQTYVPGYRLLNEPQFDEPSVVNGGNHLVTVFVEVEGAGDYLPPYAGNLDIMTAAATKVGEEIAREMAGACALSSSQGAQA, from the coding sequence ATGCCTGTGAAGGCTTCCGTCGGCGGAGCCGACAATAAGGCTTCAGTCGCCATCGTCGGGTCGGGCAACATCAGCACCGACCTGCTGTACAAGTTGTTGCGGTCGGAGTGGCTTGAGCCGCGTTGGATGATCGGCATCGACCCGGAATCCGAGGGTCTGGCCCGGGCACGCAAGCTGGGTCTGGAAACCAGCCACGAGGGTGTGGACTGGCTGCTGGCACAGAACGAGAAGCCGGATCTGGTGTTCGAGGCCACCAGTGCCTACGTGCACCGGGATGCGGCGCCGCGCTATGAAGAAGCCGGCATCCGCGCGATCGACCTGACCCCGGCTGCCGTCGGTCCCGGCGTGATCCCGCCGGCCAACCTTCGCGCGCACCTCGACGCGCCCAACGTCAACATGGTCACCTGCGGTGGCCAGGCCACCATCCCGATGGTCTACGCGGTCAGTCGCGTCGTCGACGTTCCCTACGCCGAGATCGTGGCGTCGGTGTCGTCGGCCTCGGCCGGTCCCGGCACGCGTGCCAACATCGACGAGTTCACCAAGACCACCAGCGCGGGTGTGCGCGACATCGGTGGCGCCCAAAAGGGCAAGGCGATCATCATCCTCAACCCGGCCGAGCCGCCGATGATCATGCGCGACACCATCTTCTGCGCGATCCCCGAGGACGCCGACCACGCCGCGATCACTCAGTCCATCAAGGATGTGGTCGCTGAGGTGCAGACATATGTGCCGGGCTACCGCCTGCTCAACGAACCGCAGTTCGACGAACCGTCGGTGGTCAACGGTGGAAACCACCTGGTCACCGTGTTCGTGGAAGTGGAGGGTGCCGGTGACTACCTGCCGCCCTACGCTGGAAATCTGGACATCATGACCGCCGCGGCGACCAAGGTCGGCGAGGAGATCGCCAGGGAAATGGCGGGTGCGTGTGCCCTGTCGTCATCGCAAGGAGCTCAGGCATGA
- the dmpG gene encoding 4-hydroxy-2-oxovalerate aldolase: protein MSDIFFNPVWDVRMTDTSLRDGSHHKRHQFTKDEVGAIVAALDTAGVPVIEVTHGDGLGGSSFNYGFSKTPEQELIKLAAETAKEAKIAFLMLPGVGTKEDIKEAQNNGGSICRIATHCTEADVAIQHFGLARELGLETVGFLMMSHTISPEKLAKQARIMADAGCQCVYVVDSAGALVLEGVADRVSALVAELGSDAQVGFHGHENLGLGVANSVEAVRAGAKQIDGSCRRFGAGAGNAPVEALVGVFDKIGVKTGIDFFDIADAAEEVVAPAMPAECLLDRNALVMGYAGVYSSFLKHAVRQGERYGVPAHELLLRVGQRKLIGGQEDQLIDIALEIKREQEAEKAKA, encoded by the coding sequence ATGAGTGACATTTTCTTCAACCCGGTGTGGGACGTCCGGATGACCGACACGTCGCTGCGCGACGGGTCGCACCACAAGCGCCACCAGTTCACCAAGGACGAGGTCGGCGCGATCGTGGCCGCCCTGGACACCGCGGGCGTCCCGGTCATCGAGGTGACCCACGGTGACGGGCTCGGCGGGTCGAGCTTCAACTACGGGTTCTCCAAGACCCCGGAGCAGGAGCTGATCAAGCTGGCCGCCGAGACGGCCAAGGAAGCCAAGATCGCCTTCCTGATGCTGCCCGGCGTGGGCACCAAGGAAGACATCAAGGAAGCACAGAACAACGGTGGCTCGATCTGCCGCATCGCCACCCACTGCACTGAGGCCGATGTGGCGATCCAGCACTTCGGGCTGGCCCGTGAGCTGGGCCTGGAGACCGTGGGCTTCCTGATGATGAGCCACACCATCTCTCCGGAGAAGCTGGCCAAGCAGGCGCGGATCATGGCCGACGCCGGCTGCCAGTGCGTCTACGTCGTGGACTCCGCGGGTGCCCTGGTACTCGAAGGCGTCGCCGACCGGGTGTCGGCGCTGGTGGCCGAATTGGGATCGGATGCCCAAGTTGGCTTTCACGGCCACGAGAATCTCGGTCTGGGCGTGGCCAATTCGGTCGAGGCGGTACGTGCCGGGGCCAAGCAGATCGACGGCTCCTGTCGTCGGTTCGGCGCAGGTGCGGGCAACGCGCCGGTCGAGGCGCTCGTCGGCGTGTTCGACAAGATCGGCGTCAAGACCGGCATCGACTTCTTCGACATCGCCGATGCCGCCGAAGAGGTCGTCGCCCCGGCGATGCCGGCCGAGTGCCTGCTGGACCGCAACGCACTGGTGATGGGCTACGCGGGGGTGTACTCCAGCTTCCTCAAGCACGCGGTGCGCCAGGGCGAGCGCTACGGGGTGCCCGCCCACGAGCTGCTGCTCCGCGTCGGTCAGCGCAAGTTGATCGGCGGCCAGGAAGACCAGCTCATCGACATCGCACTCGAGATCAAGCGCGAACAGGAAGCCGAGAAGGCGAAGGCCTGA